Part of the Lolium rigidum isolate FL_2022 chromosome 6, APGP_CSIRO_Lrig_0.1, whole genome shotgun sequence genome, TGTTTATCCTATCCTGCATTGAAGAAGTAAGGTAAAACTTAACATTATCCAGTAGTTTGGCCATTCTTTTGTAGTTCGTAAGAATAGGTAGTTTGCAAATAGTCCTCTCTATAGTCTGATCATTACCATTCAAATGTAAGAATGGTAATGATCAGACTATAGAGAGGACTATTTGCAAACTAACGTGACTTGCTTGTCACAATTCAAACCTGAAAGTGATGCATCAAAATTTCTTGGTCCTTGTGTTGTGACATTTGACAGCATTGATGGTGTTCAGTCCTTGGCATGAGTTCGTTCCGATTGGATCTGTCCTTGGGAATCAGTGGGCTTGTGTGTTCGATGTTGAAAAATAGTCAGATCATATTGTATGGTCTCTTGTCGATGTTCTGGGAGACGGCGATATTTTGAGCTAAGGGAACAAGGAAGAATTTGATGCAGTTGCTCTACTCCCAAATTAACCTTCGAATATGTGTCTGACTGTTCTTGACTGAATTCTGCTTAGTTTGTAATTCCCGCATGTGAATGGTGACTAACTATTGATACTTGGATTTTGTTTCATTGAGACACATACGTTAATTTTTTGTTGCCCATCTGCAGAAGTTGCCTAGTTTgcagaaaggaaaaaaaatgcaGTTATCGCTTGGATTACACTTGCTATGGAGTATATTAAATAAAAGTTCACTTCAAATAATACAAGCTGATGAATCACTGAAAATTACACAGATTTACAGGGGACTGTTACAAACCATGATGCAAAATCAAACCCCCTAGAAATGTAAAACAAATTCTCAAAAACAAGAAGATAACAAATACCCCAAAAGGCAGCTACTAATAAGAATAAGAATATAACATGAGCAGCCTTCAATATTCGTATTGTTGTATCTCTGCTGGTCGTTTACTCATTAGCACATTGGAAGATCAACTGGAGGCGCCTCCAGCGACTCCAGCTCGCCGTACCCATCCTCCACCAGGAATGCCATCGCCAGGCCCCAGGTTATGTGCACGTCGAGATGGCAATGCATGAGCCACACCCCGGGGTTATCGGCCCGGAACCGGATGACCGCCCAGCCGTTCACCGGCACGGCGACGGTGTTCCGCTGCGGCGGGTTTTCGAGGTTGAACTTCTGGGCGTCCTTCTCGGCGTCGTAGTTACCGAAGCCCTCAGCGAGGATGAGGAAGTCGTAGCCGTGGATGTGGATAGGGTGGTTCTCCGGTGTGACGATGCTGGTGTCCTGCAGGACGATCTGCACCACGGAGCCGAACCTGAGCTTGTACAGCTTCGTCGCCGGGATGGGCTGCCAGAGGCTCCGGCTGACGTTCCCCGTGTAGTCGAACTGCACCGGCGGGTAGGCTGGGAAGTCGGTGGTGAAGACGCCGGGGATGTCGTAGTAGTGCGCGTGGAGGAGGGAGTCGGTCGTGGGGAAGACGAAGGAGACGTTGTTCATGCTGGCGGTGAAGCGGGTGTTGTTGGGCCCGCCGCACTGCTGCCCGGGCTTGCAGTCGAACAGGCCGAGTCCGACGGTGAAGAAGAGGTTCTCATCGACTGGGCTGGGGATCTCGACCTTCTTCGGGCTCTTGATGCCCGCGGCGAAGGCCGTGGCGGCGCCAGTGTCGTTGAACGCCGGGAGGGTCGGGAAGGCCGGCGGGATGGAGGGGCCGAAGTCGGTGTCGCAGCCGCAGTCGTACTGGATGACGgccgtggtggtggtgttgtcgaACGCCACGCCCTGCGCGCTGATGTAGGCGCGCGCGGCGACGTAGTACCGCGTGGGCGGCTGGTCCATGGTGACGAGCACGTCGGTGGTCTGGCCCGGCGCGATCATGAGCACGGAGGTGGCGAAGGGCTTGGTGTAGGACGCGTCGACGCCGACCACCGTCATCTTGTGGCCGGCGATGGAGACGAAGAGCTCGTGGTTGAGCGCAGAGTTGATGAACCGCAGCAGCGCCGTCTCCCCGGGCTTCaccgagatggcggtggtgtctgcATGCAGAACGCGCATCGTACGTTAATGGCGATTGCTGGCGCGTGTCGGCGTCAAGCGGAATGGCATCGATCGACCACGGAGTGAGACCCGGCCCTGAGACTAACTCGTACCTTGGCGGGAGCAGTTGTAGAGGTCGCCGGGCTGGCCGTTGATGGTGAAGGCGTCGGAGACGTTGGGCCCGCCGCCGGTCCTCTGCGCCTCCCGGATGACGTCGATGGGGTTGGCGTTCCACCACTCGCCGAGCAGGAGGGGCACCTCCCGGGACGGCTTCTCGAAGGGGTAGTCCTTGCCCTCCCTGGGGCGGATGACGAGCGCGCCGTAGACGGTGGCGCGGAGCCAGGAGCTGTGCGCGTGCCACCACAGCGTGCCCTCCTGCCCCTCGATGGTGAACTTGTACTTGTAGCTGCCGCCGGGCTTGATGGGGCACTGCGTCACGAACTCCGGCCCGTCCGCCCACCCCGTCCGGAACTGGCGGATGCCG contains:
- the LOC124667764 gene encoding laccase-3-like — protein: MASSGIRLFLLSLLGFALLAGAEVHEHEFIVQETPVKRLCNEHNIITVNGQFPGPTLEVREGDTLVITVVNHAQYNVTIHWHGIRQFRTGWADGPEFVTQCPIKPGGSYKYKFTIEGQEGTLWWHAHSSWLRATVYGALVIRPREGKDYPFEKPSREVPLLLGEWWNANPIDVIREAQRTGGGPNVSDAFTINGQPGDLYNCSRQDTTAISVKPGETALLRFINSALNHELFVSIAGHKMTVVGVDASYTKPFATSVLMIAPGQTTDVLVTMDQPPTRYYVAARAYISAQGVAFDNTTTTAVIQYDCGCDTDFGPSIPPAFPTLPAFNDTGAATAFAAGIKSPKKVEIPSPVDENLFFTVGLGLFDCKPGQQCGGPNNTRFTASMNNVSFVFPTTDSLLHAHYYDIPGVFTTDFPAYPPVQFDYTGNVSRSLWQPIPATKLYKLRFGSVVQIVLQDTSIVTPENHPIHIHGYDFLILAEGFGNYDAEKDAQKFNLENPPQRNTVAVPVNGWAVIRFRADNPGVWLMHCHLDVHITWGLAMAFLVEDGYGELESLEAPPVDLPMC